The Platichthys flesus chromosome 10, fPlaFle2.1, whole genome shotgun sequence genome includes a window with the following:
- the LOC133962535 gene encoding cytochrome P450 1B1-like yields MALDSEFGVKGSSIIKEWSGQVQPALVASFVFLFCLEACLWVRNLRLKRRLPGPFAWPVVGNAMQLGQMPHITFARLAKKYGNVYQIRLGCSDVVVLNGDRAIRQALIEHSTEFAGRPNFVSFQMISGGRSVTFTTYSKQWKAHRKIAQTSLRAFSSANSQTKKAFEQHITFEAMELVQVFLRHSTDAQYFDPAHEFTVSAANVMCALCFGKRYGHDDLEFRTLLKNLNKFGETVGAGSLVDVMPWLQSFPNPVRSIYENFKYLNEEFFAFVKDKVAQHRESFSPDSTRDISDAIINMIEHGKDSGLSKEFVEATVADIIGAGQDTMSTIMQWIVLLLVKYPDMQTKLHKLIDKAVGPDRLPTIEDRSSLAYLDAFIYETMRFTSFVPVTIPHSTTADVTIEGLHIPKDTVVFINQWSVNHDPLKWKDPHIFDPIRFLDENGALDKDITNGVMIFSTGKRRCIGNQIAKVEVFLLTAVLLHQCSLESDPSQPLSLDCSYGLTLKPLRFCVSAKLRGKLLGLVSPA; encoded by the coding sequence ATGGCTCTGGACTCTGAGTTCGGTGTGAAGGGCAGCAGCATTATCAAGGAATGGAGTGGACAGGTCCAGCCGGCTCTGGTGGCCTCCTTCgtttttctcttctgtctgGAAGCCTGTCTGTGGGTCAGGAACCTCCGGCTCAAGAGACGACTGCCGGGACCCTTCGCCTGGCCCGTGGTGGGCAACGCCATGCAGCTGGGCCAGATGCCGCACATCACCTTCGCCAGGCTGGCCAAAAAGTACGGCAACGTGTACCAGATACGACTCGGCTGCAGTGACGTCGTGGTTCTCAATGGAGACAGGGCGATCCGTCAGGCTCTGATAGAGCACAGCACAGAGTTCGCAGGCAGACCCAACTTTGTCTCTTTCCAGATGATCTCTGGAGGCAGGAGTGTAACATTCACTACTTACAGCAAACAGTGGAAAGCACACAGGAAAATTGCCCAGACGAGCCTCAGAGCCTTTTCCTCTGCAAATAGTCAGACCAAGAAAGCTTTTGAACAGCATATTACATTCGAGGCCATGGAGCTGGTGCAGGTATTTCTGCGGCACAGCACTGACGCACAGTATTTTGACCCTGCTCATGAATTTACAGTATCTGCTGCCAATGTCATGTGCGCGCTCTGCTTTGGGAAGCGATACGGACATGATGACTTAGAGTTCAGGACCCTGTTGAAAAACCTTAACAAGTTCGGAGAGACAGTCGGGGCAGGAAGCCTGGTAGATGTGATGCCATGGCTCCAGTCCTTCCCTAACCCGGTCCGCAGCATCTATGAAAACTTCAAATACCTCAATGAGGAGTTTTTCGCCTTTGTGAAAGATAAAGTGGCGCAGCACAGAGAGTCCTTCAGCCCTGATTCGACCCGGGACATCAGTGATGCCATCATCAACATGATCGAGCATGGAAAAGACAGTGGACTGTCTAAAGAGTTTGTCGAAGCGACAGTAGCAGATATCATTGGAGCAGGTCAAGACACAATGTCAACAATCATGCAGTGGATCGTGCTGCTCCTCGTCAAATACCCAGATATGCAAACCAAGCTCCACAAGCTCATAGACAAAGCGGTGGGCCCAGACAGACTGCCAACAATTGAGGACAGGAGCAGCCTGGCATACCTGGACGCCTTCATCTATGAGACCATGCGCTTCACCAGCTTCGTCCCCGTCACCATCCCACACTCCACAACCGCAGACGTCACTATTGAAGGTCTCCACATCCCGAAAGACACGGTTGTATTCATCAATCAGTGGTCCGTCAACCACGACCCCCTGAAGTGGAAGGACCCGCACATCTTTGACCCCATACGTTTCCTTGATGAAAACGGGGCCCTCGATAAAGACATCACAAATGGTGTGATGATCTTTTCAACGGGTAAGAGACGCTGCATCGGCAACCAGATCGCAAAGGTGGAGGTGTTTTTATTAACAGCAGTGCTGCTGCACCAGTGCAGCCTTGAGAGCGACCCCTCTCAACCCCTCTCTCTTGACTGCTCCTACGGGCTCACGCTGAAGCCCCTCCGATTCTGTGTCAGCGCCAAGCTCAGGGGGAAGCTGCTCGGCTTGGTTTCCCCAGCATGA
- the LOC133961439 gene encoding cytochrome P450 1B1-like, with amino-acid sequence MAQVDSEFGVKGSSIIREWSGQVQPALVASFVFLFCLEACLWVRNLRLKRRLPGPFAWPVVGNAMQLGQMPHITFARLAKKYGNVYQIRLGCSDIVVLNGHRAIRQALIEHSTEFAGRPNFVSFQFVSGGKSVTFSNYSKQWKMHRKIAQSTIRAFSSANSQTKKAFEQQIVAEATELVESFLQLSAHGHYFNPAHELTVSAANVICALCFGKRYGHEDVEFRALLKHIDQFGQTIGAGSLVDVMPWLQSFPNPVRSVFKKFKVLNKEYFMFVQSKVKEHRETFDPEVTRDMSDAFIGNIDNSDSDNGLTPGHAEALVSDLIGAGLDTVSTALHWIVLLLAKHPEIQTKLHDLIDKVVGPDRLPSIEDRSSLTYLDSFIYETMRYTSFVPVTIPHSTTSDVTVEGVHIPKDTVVFINQWSVNHDPLKWKDPQDFDPSRFLDESGSLDKDLTNDVMIFSAGKRRCIGDQIAKVEIFLFVAILLHQCNFEKCPDEDLSLNCSYGLTLKPLDYKIAAKLRGGKSCETVVSAI; translated from the coding sequence ATGGCTCAAGTGGACTCTGAGTTCGGTGTGAAGggcagcagcatcatcaggGAATGGAGTGGACAGGTCCAGCCGGCTCTGGTGGCCTCCTTCGTTTTCCTCTTCTGTCTGGAAGCCTGTCTGTGGGTCAGAAACCTCCGGCTCAAGAGACGACTGCCGGGACCCTTCGCCTGGCCCGTGGTGGGCAACGCCATGCAGCTGGGCCAGATGCCGCACATCACCTTCGCCAGGCTGGCCAAAAAGTACGGCAACGTGTACCAGATACGACTCGGCTGCAGTGACATTGTGGTTCTCAATGGACACAGGGCGATCCGTCAGGCTCTGATTGAGCACAGCACAGAGTTTGCAGGCAGACCCAACTTtgtctcatttcagtttgtgtcaGGGGGGAAAAGTGTAACTTTCTCCAATTACAGCAAACAGTGGAAGATGCATCGGAAAATTGCTCAATCAACAATTAGAGCGTTCTCATCCGCCAACAGCCAGACCAAGAAAGCCTTTGAGCAGCAAATTGTGGCAGAGGCCACAGAGCTAGTTGAGAGTTTCCTTCAACTCAGCGCTCACGGCCATTATTTCAACCCTGCTCATGAGCTGACAGTGTCTGCAGCTAATGTGATTTGTGCATTGTGCTTTGGAAAACGATATGGACACGAGGACGTTGAGTTTAGAGCCTTGTTAAAGCATATAGATCAGTTCGGACAGACGATCGGGGCCGGCAGCCTTGTAGATGTGATGCCATGGCTTCAGTCTTTCCCTAATCCGGTTCGCAGTGTCTTTAAAAAATTCAAAGTCCTGAACAAagaatatttcatgtttgtcCAGAGCAAAGTGAAGGAGCATAGAGAGACATTTGATCCAGAGGTGACGAGGGACATGAGCGATGCGTTTATCGGCAACATTGACAACTCTGACAGCGATAACGGGCTCACCCCAGGTCACGCTGAAGCGCTGGTGTCCGATCTGATCGGCGCAGGCCTGGACACTGTCTCTACGGCTCTTCACTGGATCGTCCTTCTTCTGGCAAAACACCCtgaaattcaaaccaaactccATGATCTCATAGACAAAGTGGTGGGCCCGGACAGACTGCCATCGATCGAGGACAGGAGCAGCCTCACGTACCTGGACTCCTTCATCTATGAGACTATGCGCTACACCAGCTTCGTCCCAGTCACCATCCCCCACTCCACGACCTCAGACGTCACCGTTGAGGGCGTTCACATCCCCAAAGACACGGTGGTCTTCATCAATCAGTGGTCCGTCAATCACGACCCCCTAAAGTGGAAGGACCCACAAGACTTTGACCCCTCGCGCTTCCTGGATGAAAGTGGCTCCCTGGACAAGGACCTCACAAACGATGTTATGATCTTCTCAGCAGGGAAGAGAAGGTGCATCGGGGACCAGATCGCCAAAGTTGAGATCTTTTTGTTCGTCGCGATTCTGCTCCACCAGTGCAACTTTGAGAAATGCCCCGACGAGGACCTGTCTTTAAATTGCTCGTATGGTTTAACACTGAAACCTTTAGATTACAAGATCGCTGCCAAACTCAGGGGAGGAAAAAGCTGTGAGACTGTGGTTTCAGCAATTTAA
- the gchfr gene encoding GTP cyclohydrolase 1 feedback regulatory protein: protein MPHILISTQIRLETGPTNVGDEFSDPDVMNYLGARKTIVLGNNFSEYHVDDPPRLVLDKLEKIGFRVLTMTGVGQTLVWCLHREAVSI, encoded by the exons ATGCCGCACATCCTGATCAGCACGCAGATCCGACTG GAGACTGGCCCGACAAATGTGGGGGATGAGTTCTCCGATCCAGATGTCATGAATTACCTGGGAGCCAGGAAAACAATCGTGCTGGGAAACAATTT CTCCGAGTACCATGTGGACGACCCGCCACGTCTCGTGTTGGACAAGCTGGAGAAGATCGGCTTCCGCGTGCTGACGATGACCGGGGTGGGACAGACGCTGGTGTGGTGCCTGCACAGGGAGGCCGTGTCCATTTGA